TTGAGAAGCGGGGCAACTTCCTTGTTCTGCGGATCCAACCAATCCGCTAACCCCTCCTGACTCAGCGGCACTGGCAGCCTGTCATGTAGCATGGCCAATTCACCTTCCGGCGGTGCTGCCATAGTTAAAATGGTGCAGGACAGCAGCCACTGCTCCGGTGAGCCATTTTCCTTCAAGGGATCTTTCCACCACTCATAGAGCCCGGCAAAAGTGATCAGCGAACCATCCAAGGAATGCACAAAGTATGGCTGCTTGGTCTTGCCATCGGGTGATTTCTTCCACTCGTAATAGCCCTGTACAGGCACGCAGCAACGCTTCGACTTCATGGCTGCACGAAAAGTGGGCTTCTCAGCTGCGGTTTCACTACGTGCGTTGAAGGCACGCACACCCACCGCAGGGTCCTTCGCCCACCCAGGCACCAGTCCCCACGTAGCCATGTGAATCTGGCGGTGCTTTACCCCGTCAATAAGCCTTTCAAGGACAATGGGTACATCGGCTGTGGGGGCAACGTTGTAAGAGGCACGCAGTTCTAGGGACGCATCAGCCTCCGCCTCCAGCTCTGCAACCAAATCTCCAACAGCCCTGGCCATCACGTATCGTCCGCACATGGTGTCCATCGTGGCACAAAATAAGGAATATGTACCCGCACCGGTAGCGTTGAACAAAGTAGAAACATAAAAACTTATTCTGCAAGGAGCATTTGACGTGGACTTTACCCCCGACGCCGGTACTATCACGATGTTTTCAACCACTTGGTGTGGCTATTGCAAGCGTCTAAAGAAACAACTGGACGCCTCCGGGATCGGCTATACGGAAATAAACATCGAAGATGTCCCCGGCACTGCCGAACTTGTTGAGAGCCTGAACAATGGTAACCAAACGGTCCCCACTATTTTGTTCCCCGACGGCACAGCCGCAACGAATCCTTCCCTCAAGGACGTTAAGGAACGGCTCGGCGTTTAGGTAAAACCCGCCCCACCCCCTCAATCCGTGTAGCCTGTCAGGACCCCAATGGCCGTTCCCGACAGGAATACCGCTGCTAAGGAGCTTTTCATGGTTAACAAGGTTCATAAAGTTAAGGGCGCCGTGGTGCTCAGTAAGAACGCCCCGGTCACATTGGAGACCATCTTGGTGCCGGACCCCGGCCCCGGTGAAGCTCTGGTTGACATCCTCACCAGTGGTGTCTGCCACACCGATTTGCATTATAAACAAGGCGGAATCAATGATGACTTCCCCTTCTTGCTAGGTCATGAGGCTACGGGTGTAGTCAACGCAGTAGGTGCGGGTGTCACAAATGTTGTGCCAGGTGACCGCGTCATTTTGAACTGGCGCGCTGTCTGCGGAACGTGTCGGGCCTGCGCCAAGGGCCAACCCCAGTATTGCTTTGACACGGAGAATGCCACCCAGAAAATGACGCTCGAGGACGGCACGGTCCTGACTCCGGCGTTGGGTATTGGTGCGTTCATTGAAAAGACGCTTGTGGCTGCCGGGCAGTGCACCAAAGTTGACCCCGAGGTTGACCCTGGTGCTGTAGGCCTTTTAGGCTGCGGAGTCATGGCAGGTATCGGTGCGGCCATCAACACCGGCGCCATTAAGCGTGGGGATTCTGTGGCCGTCATTGGTTGCGGCGGCGTCGGCTCCGCAGCCATCGCCGGGGCGGTCCTCGCCGGGGCAACAACTGTGATCGCTGTTGACAGGGATCCCAAGAAGCTCAAGGGTGCTTTGGCACTCGGCGCCACACACACTGTGGATTCCACAAAGGAGGACGCTGTCCTCGCCATCCAAAACCACACGGGCGGGTTCGGCGCAGATGTGGTGATTGACGCCGTCGGACGTCCCGAAACATACAAGCAGGCCTTCTATGCCCGCGATCTGGCCGGAACAGTGGTTTTGGTGGGAGTTCCAACGCCTGAGATGACATTGGAGCTGCCTCTGCTGGACGTGTTTGGGCGCGGCGGCTCGTTGAAGTCCTCGTGGTACGGAGATTGCCTGCCTTCGCGTGACTTCCCCATGCTCGTAGACCTGTACAAGCAGGGCAAGTTGGATCTGGACACCTTTGTGAGTGAGCGGATCACCATTAACGACATTGAAGCGGCCTTCACCAAGATGGGCGAAGGCTCCGTACTGCGCTCAGTGGTGGAAATGGCATGAGCGCGCGCATTGAACGTTTAGTTACTTCCGGGACATTCTCGCTCGACGGCGGCACCTGGGATGTAGAGAACAACGTTTGGATCGTTGGTGATGACACAGAGGTCTATGTCATTGACCCGGCCCATGATCCTGAGGCTATCGCGACGGCTGTTGGCACCAGGAAAGTCAAGGCTGTATTGCTCACGCACGGTCATGACGACCATATCCGCCACGCCCGCGATTTTGCGACGCTGGTGGGTGCGCCCGTGCTGATGAATCCGGAGGACCAGATGCTGTGGGAGAAGATCTACCCGGGGACAACTCCGGATGCGCCCATCGCGGACGGTGACAGCTTTGAAGTAGCCGGCATACGGTTGCTTGCATTGCACACCCCCGGGCACTCCCCCGGGTCCACGTGCTTCCATGCACTAGGGCTGGGGACAGTCTTTTCCGGTGACACCTTATTCAATGGTGGTCCGGGAGCTACGGGACGTTCCTATAGCGACTTCCCCACGATCGTTACCTCTATCAAGAGTCGGTTGCTGGTGTTGCCGGGCGAAACAATAGTCAACACCGGCCACGGTGACTCAACAACTATTGCTGCGGAGACTCCAGGAATCCTGGCCGATCAGCAGTAACAGCACCTGCGGTATCCGCCGTTGAGGTTGGAGATGATGACACCCCAGAGGACGATGGAGTGTCATCATCTCCAACCTCAACGGTCAATACAAGTACGCAGACTCCCGTTATGACTCGAACAGCTCTGTGTGCTTGGCATAAACCGCCAAAATAGCTGCTTCTACATCCTCCACGCTCAATCCTGGGCGCAGATCTTCTACGGCACCCGCCGTGGCAGGGTCCCACTGCAGCTCAAGTGCCGCATAGCTGTCAACAAGGACCTTGCGGATTGGAGCTGAGTTTTCCACCACAATCACTGAACTAAACAGCCAGGCGCCCGCCACAACCCGTTGAGCCGTACCCACCAGCTTGACGCTGCTTGAGGCAGAGCGACCAAAGACGCTGAATTCTCCCGGACAGTATTCCCCGGGAATCTCTCCCACGCCGGCATCCACCCCGAGGGAGCGCAGGGCTTGGGTAAAGAGGTCACCGAAGAAACCAAAACGGCCCTTGGCGCCGGCTATGGAATCGTTCTCATGCTGGATGTGGTCAACAATCAACGTGCCCTGATGATAGGCGGCAGCCCGCCCGCCGGCACGGCGCACGGCCGGCATAAAACCGTTGTCCCTTGAGGCTTGTTCCGCGGCGGAAAATCCTGCCAGCCTTGTGTCGCGCTGGCCAAAAGCTACTGTGGGTTCTGGCCGGTAGAAACGCAGCATATCCCCCTGCAGGCCCGTTTTCACTTGGCCCAGAAGGTCCAGAGCGTGGTGTAGATCAGCCTCAGCGCCAAGATTTATGAGCTGCTTGCGGACCTCCAACCGCGGAGCAACAATGCGGTTCACTTGCTCAGTGGAATAGGACGAACTGTTAATATCTGTTCCGTTCGCCCAAAGGGGCCGTTCACATCGTTAAGTACCGAGGAGGTCAATCCGATCCCATCTGCGCCGAGACTGACATGGGTGTCCAGTCCCAGCCACTGCCCTACCGGTTCACGGTAGATGTGGATGGAAAGGTCCACATTGGGGAACATATAGCCGCCCGGCTCCGGCGTCATGCGCGCGGAAACCCCATTGGCGCTATCGGCCAGCCCCAGCAGCCGCACCAACGCAGAAGAGTGCTCTCCGCCGTCAAGCATGGTAAACGGACTGTGTAACCAGGCCCGCCCCCGGCCCGGGGCATGTCCGGGGCAAGAACGGCCCTCGAGAGTTTTGATGAAACCCCCTGGCCAGATAGTCATGCCGTCCCAGGGGATGGAGCTCTCAAGGCTATCGAGGGGTTGATCCGCGTAGGCTTCAACAGCGGTTGTGTCATTTTTTTGCAGACGCCATGCCGTGACGCGCACTGCAACCCGACCCTCGGCAATCAGCTCCGCCTGGAGTAGCTCAATGGTCCGCCCAGGACGTAGGAGCATGGTTTCGATAGTGAATTCTCCGGCGGGAATCAAGCCCAAAATATCAAAGCTCAACCGGGCCAGACGCATGTCATCGCGTGGCCGGTATTGCTCCAAGGCGTGAACCATGATGCCCGTGACCGGGGCCATATGCTGTTCGTGCGAGTTCCAAGCACCCTGGGCATGCACGGTTGATTCGTAGCGGTTCTCACCGAGGTGGCGGTAGTAAGAATTACTGTCAACGGGGAATGTATGGGCGTCAGCGGTGTCAGCGGCTGCGCCCGTGGTGGTCTGCGACATGGCTACGACTCTACCGGCAGCAGCGCCTGCCACAGCAATTTCTCTTAGGCCTGCAGAGTTGGACGCACGGCTGTCTCGGGAGTCATAACGGGGCAATCATCCACGGCACTCTGGTCCAGTTTGCGGGTCCGGGAGACTCGCAACAAGTGGATAGCCAAACCTATAACGCCAACGCCGAGCACCAACGTAATCAAGGCCCACGGTGATCCCGCCGCAGCGGCAAGGGCTGCCTCGAACGCGGCCAAACCGATTGTTGCGTAGATGCAAGCCCACGCGATGGACCCTGCCACCGTGGCTGGAATATAGCGGCGCAAAGGCATGCGGCCAAGGCCTGCAGCCATGTTGATAGCTGTTTGCACCCCGATGGTCAGGAAGCTCACGCTCACGGCCGGTGCTCCCCAGCGTGCAATGATTTTCTCGGCCCGCTGCACCGCTGCGGAGTCTAAATGTTTCGCCAGCGCGGTCTTTCGGCCGCCGGCAGCCAGACCGCGGCCGGCCCAGTAGGTTGCGTTGGAGCGAAGCATGACTATAACGAACAGAATCAGGAAGGCCCAGACAAAAGGTAAGGAGAGGATGCTGTCCATCATGAGCGTGCGCTACCCCCTGGGTGCAGAACAGAATTTGGCCACATAGCTGTGGCCTATTGGTCTTCTCTTATAGTAGCGAAGACTGGTGAGGTTGCCCTAATTATGTTCCGGTGACAATGATCGCTTCCACCGGGACGACCAGGCGCAGGGCAGCTGGTTTTCAGGACACAAACAACCTGCTCACGTGAGTTAGTACACATTAACTGATTTGGGCGTTAGCATCGGAAGATGACCACCGATGTTCAGGCTTCCTACACGTCCGGCACCTCCACAACTCCTCTTTTGGAGAGCACCATTGGTGCGAACTTCCAGCGCACGGCCGCACGATTTCCTGCTCGGGAGGCCCTCATTGACAGGCCCTCGGGCCGGCGGTGGAGCTATGCCCAGCTAAATGACGACGTCGATGCTCTGGCCCGCGGGCTGCTCGCCGCCGGGATAGTCACCGGCGATCGCATAGGCATTTGGGCACCCAACGTGCCTGAATGGGTGATCCTGCAATTCGCCACCGCCAAGATCGGTGCCATCTTGGTCAACGTCAATCCGTCATACCGGGTCCATGAACTTAAATACGCCATCTCACAATCCGGGATGTCGATGATCGTGGCGCTGCCTGACTTCAAAGGCTCAGACTACCGAGCCATGATCAATCAAATCCGTCCCGACTGCCCGGACCTCACGGCGGCAATCTACATCGGCACGCCTTCCTGGGACGAGCTCGTGGCTGGCGGGCAGTCAGTGCCAGCTGACGCCGTCGAGCGTGCCATGAACGCCCTGACTCCAGATGATCCCATCAATATCCAGTACACCTCAGGCACCACCGGCTACCCCAAGGGCGCCACGTTGAGCCACCGCAACATCCTCAATAATGGCTACTTTGTGACGGAAACAATCGGCTTCACCGAGCATGACAAGCTCTGCGTTCCTGTGCCGTTCTATCACTGCTTCGGCATGGTCATGGGCAATCTGGGCGCGTCGACTCATGGGGCCGCCGTGGTCATTCCGGCGGCCGCGTTCGATCCTGCCGCCACCTTGCGTGCCGTCCAGGAGGAACGCTGCACAGCCCTGTACGGGGTACCCACCATGTTCATCGCCGCACAAAATTTGCCGGACTTTGCCAGTTATGACTTGAGTAGTTTACGCACCGGCATCATGGCTGGTTCTCCGTGCCCCGTGGAAGTCATGAAGCGGTGCATGACCGAGATGCATATGGAAGGTGTTTCCATTGCGTACGGCATGACGGAAACCTCACCGGTGTCGATGCAAACGTTAATGGACGACGACGTGGCCCACCGAACCGAGACAGTGGGCCGGGTGCACCCTCACCTTGAGGTCAAAATCGTGGATCCTTCCACCGGGGAGACTGTCCCCCGTGGAGAGTCAGGGGAGTTTTGTACCCGCGGCTACTCCGTCATGCTGGGCTATTGGAATGATTCTGAGAAGACTGCCGGGGCCATCGATCAGGAGCGCTGGATGCATACCGGCGACCTCGCCGTGATGAATAATGACGGTTACGTGAACATTGTGGGCCGCATCAAGGACATGGTCATCCGGGGCGGTGAAAATCTCTATCCACGGGAGATTGAGGAGTTTTTGTACCATCATCCCGACATTGCCGATGTCCAGGTGATTGGAGTGCCGGATGAGCGCTACGGCGAGGAGTTGTGCGCCTGGCTTCTGATGAAACCCGGTGCCATACCCTTGGATGCCGAGGCCATCGGCGTATATTGTGCCGGTCACCTCTCTCGCCACAAGGTCCCCCGCTATGTATTGGTGGTGGATGAATTCCCCATGACGGTCACGGGGAAGGTCCGCAAGATGGACATGCGGCAGCGAACCATCGAGCTACTGGGACTGTAGCCGTGACACTGGGATAGGCTCTGCTTTTGAGCTGCGAAAAGCTAGCGCACAAAAAGTCTTGTTCACCATTGAGATACTGGGGTTCTCCAACTATGCGCACAGACACTAAACACGCAGGTAATAAGAGCAATAGCTACGTAGTTGCTTACCTTTTCATCGGCGTAGCGGCGGCCATCGCAGGATTCTTGCCATGGCTCGTTACGGGGATGCGTCTGCCGCTGCAGAACCTCTGGGCAACCAGTACCCCACCGGGTCAAATGCCAATATCACTTCTCCCCTTTAGCCAGTACATGCTTACTCTTATTGCCGGGCTCATCATCACGGGATCGGCCATTGCTGGAGGAATCCTACGCCTGAGACGTTCACGACTTCCCCGCTTTGGCGCCACGGCAGCGGTCATTGGACTCTTGGGTGTGCAGCTTGCCGCCACGCTCCAGGCCAGCCTGACGGTATCAGCCGGATTACTGGATAACCAGGCCGCTGAGCTTTACCTGTCTGCACTATTAGCGGGCACAATTGCCTCCATCATGGTTGGCGTTCTGGTCCTGTTCCTTATTTCGCGTGCCCCTGCCTCCGGTGCTGTGATCGGAGCAAGCTTCGCCGCCGTGGCCCTCGCACCATGGCTTAGAGCACTCCTCATACCGCTCAATGACGTGACAACGTCACCGAACTCCTTCACGCTTGGTCTGATCCACTGGTTCCCGGCCGTTGTAGTGGGGCTGGCGATTGCCTGGTCGGTCTCCATGTCAACAGCTCGTTTGCTTGCGGCAGGATTCAGCCTCATCGTGCTGTGGTTTGGACCTGCCCTGTTCGCCGCTATCAGTATTGCCGCTGGCAGTCGTGTCCTTGCCTATCAGCCCGCTGGAATGGCGAAACTCGGTGCAAGCTCATTCCTGAACTTCATAGACTACCGTTCAGGCTCATTGGCCCCATTGGTTGTGGCCGCAGCAATAGCCACTGCCGGTTCTATTTGCCGCTCACTTTTCAAGAAGTTCAACCGCTCATCATCCGTCTCGCCTGCCTAGCCCGGGGCCTGCCTCGCCCGGGGTATCCGGGTAGCGGGGGTATCCGGGTCCGCGCCGATCCCTACTGTGGAGCCGGCTGCTCTCGCCCCGGGGCGCCGAGACTGCCACCTCGACATCTCTGCACGTCGGCGCCCGCATCGGTTACCGTGGATTCAGGTGAAGGTCTCCCGACGAGGTGGAGAGGCACATGTTGGGCTCTCCTCTCCGGGGATACCCCGGGGCACGCAGTATTGCTCGAGCAAGCACCGCGAGTGGGTCTCTGCGCTTCGCGCAGCAGCCCACCCGCACCGACAGATGAGTCGTCTTGAGGCCTTCACCGTCCTATTGCGGCACCACGAAGGGATGGCATCGACCCATGGTCCACAGCCAAGCCCACGGCACGGACTCGGAAACGGCCAGCCGAGACGTTCCAGGCGGCCATTTCCATCTCCGTGGCCATACCCCTCACCCGTCGTCGGCAACCGTAGCCGCGGCGCTGGCCCACGCATTCTTAGCCGCCCCGGCGTGGACCGCTGACGGGCTAATCGCTGCTGGTACGCAAGTTTTGGGTGTCCGACGGCGATGGCTGGGACCGCTGGTGAGTTCAGTCATCGGCGCTTATCACTACAAGCCTGCCGACGCTCCCCGCGAACTCGCAGCCTACATTGGCCAAAGTGATTCCTTCGCCGGAGCGGTCGCTAAGGCCCTCACCCAGCGAAAGCCTCTACGGATAGCGCGTTACGTACTCGCCGAGCCCGAGCAACGCCAAGGAACCCACCCCGTTCCAGCCATTGCCGGGCTTGCACAATTAGCTAGAGTTCTGGGACTGACGCTGGGTCAATTGGAGTGGTTTGCCGATACCGGCCACTGGAATCGGCTCGCTGGCAAGGGGCCTCTTCAGCATTACCGGTACAAATGGCTAGTGCGTCCGGGCAGAACGCCACGGTTGTTGGAAATTCCAGGGCTGCGCCTGCGGGCAATCCAGCGCAAGGTTTTGCAGGAACTGCTGAGCCCTCTCCCCTTACACGACGGCGCTCACGGTTTTGTCCCCGGCCGCAGCGCGGTCAGCGGAGCCACCCAACAGGTAGGCAGTGACACTGTCATTTCACTGGATCTAACGAGTTTCTTTGCCACAGTCACCGCTGGCAAAGTGTTCGGGATCCTGCGGCAGGCCGGCTATCCAGAAGCAGTGGCTCATACCCTAACTGGTCTAAGCACCCATGTAGTTCCACCATGGGTCATCACGTCAATGCCAGCCGGAGGAAGCTCCGCTGAACGATTTGCTTTAGCGCAGTCATTGCGGATTCCCCATCTGCCACAGGGCGCACCTGCGTCTCCCATGTTGGCCAACCTGGCACTACGACGACTGGATTCACGGCTCCAAGGTTGGGCTGAGAAGGCAGATACGCGTTATACGCGCTACGCCGATGACCTGAGTTTCAGCGGCGGTACTTCGTTGATTCAACGGGCAGACAGCTTCATTCGTGGCGTGAGCGTGATAGTTGCTGACGAGGGACACCTGCTCAATGAAAGAAAAACGCGGGTGCGCTCGGCCAGTACCCGTCAACAGGTCACGGGCATTGTGGTGAACCAGCGTACCAATATGCCCCGCCGCGACTTTGATGCCTTGAAAGCTACCCTGCACAATTGCGTGGTGCACGGCCCAGAAACTCAGAACCAGGCTGGGCACACGGATTTTCGTGCCCACTTGTTGGGCAGGATCACGTGGCTTGAGTTCCTCAACCCCACTCGCGCAATACGCTTGCGCCGGGACTTCGAGAAGATTCGCTGGTAGCAACCCCTATTTCGTGTTGTGCCTGCGACAGACATCGTCTGATTCAGTGAGCGAGCGTTAGCAAAAATACGACGTGAAGTGAGCGAGCGTCAGGGGGTGGTTAGCGCGGGAGGCGTTCGCGCAGGACGGGCCAAGCTGCACTAAATCCTGGATGCAAGTTTAGGGAGTCGAGCGTTTCAGGTGCGAACCATTCCAACGCCATGCTTTCCGGATCACTGATGACAGCTTCAAAGGGCACCACTGCAGTAACAACCACCGTGGTGTAACTCCAATAGCCAACGTCATAGACGGAGGTGAACATCAGCTCAACGTTCTCCCGCGGAACAGCTGCTTCTTCCCACGCCTCACGCAGTGCTCCATCCACTGCAGTTTCGCCTTGGTTGAGGGCGCCGCCGGGCAGACCCCATGTGCCGCCGTGGTGAGACCAGAGTGCCCGGTGCTGCAGCAAGACTCCACGGCCGGCATCGAACACCAACAGGCCAGCAGAACCAAACTTTCCCCAAAAGCTGCCCTGCTCCCCTGTCACCCAGGCATCGCCGGGATCACGGTCGCTGCCCAGGTGCCCCGGACGCACAACAGCCGCAGCATCCCGGGTGAAACGGGCTGCTGCGGCTGCGGGATCATGTGTAGACAAGAGTTAGAAGTCCCAGTCGTCGTCTTCGGTGTTGACTGCCTTACCAATGACATAAGAGGATCCTGAGCCGGAGAAGAAGTCATGGTTCTCATCGGCGTTCGGTGAGAGCGCGGACAGAATGGCCGGGTTCACATCGGTGACGGCCGAGGGGAACATTGCTTCGTAGCCCAAGTTCATCAGAGCTTTGTTGGCGTTGTAGTGCAGGAACTTCTTGACGTCCTCGGCCAGGCCGACGGAGTCGTAGAGATCGTGCGTGTACTGGACCTCGTTTTCGTAGAGTTCAAAGAGGAGCTCGAAGGTGTACGCCTTCAACTCTTCCTTGCGCTCTACCGAGAGGCCTTCCAAGCCTTTCTGGTACTTGTAGCCAATGTAGTAGCCGTGCACGGCCTCGTCGCGGATGATCAGACGGATCATGTCGGCGGTGTTTGTCAGCTTGGCCCGTGAAGACCAGTACATGGGCAGGTAGAAGCCCGAGTAGAACAGAAATGACTCCAACAACGTCGAAGCAATTTTGCGCTTCAGCGGATCGTCACCATAGTAGTAGCCCTCAATGATCTGGGCCTTTTTCTGCAAGTTCACGTTCTCTACCGACCAGCGGAAAGCCTCATCGATCTCCTTCGTGGAAGCCAAGGTGGAGAAGATCGAGGAGTAGCTCTTAGCGTGCACCGATTCCATGAATGCAATGTTCGTGTAAACAGCCTCCTCATGCGGGGTGATGGCATCCGGGATCAGTGAGACGGCACCCACGGTACCCTGCAGGGTGTCCAGCAAGGTCAGCCCGGTGAATACGCGCATGGTCAGCAGCTGCTCATCCGGTGTCAACGTGGCCCAGGACTGGACGTCGTTGGACAGCGGCACCTTCTCCGGCAGCCAGAAGTTGTTGCAGAGGCGGTTCCAGACTTCCACGTCCTTATCGTCCTCGATGCGGTTCCAGTTGATGGCCTTTACGTGGCTCGCCAACTTCAGCTTTTCCGGTGTCATCGCTGCTTCTCTCCTTGTGAAAATTTTATGGCCGCAGGGGCCTAGTCAATCTTAAGCCAAAGGTACGACGGCGGGTCTCCACCGCCGTCGTACTCTTCAGTTATGCGGTGTTAGAGTGCGCAGCTGACGCAACCCTCAACTTCCGTCCCTTCCAGCGCGAGCTGGCGGAGGCGGATGTAGTAGATGGTCTTAATGCCCTTGCGCCAGGCGTAAATCTGCGCCTTGTTGATATCACGCGTGGTGGCCGTGTCCTTGAAGAACAACGTCAGCGACAGACCCTGATCCACGTGCTGGGTGGCAGCGGCGTAGGTGTCGATGATCTTCTCAAACCCGATCTCGTACGCGTCCTTGTAGAACTCAACGTTGTTGTTGGTCAGGTAAGGGGCCGGGTAGTAGACGCGCCCCAGCTTGCCTTCCTTGCGAATCTCGATCATGGAAGCGATCGGGTGGATCGAGGACGTGGAGTTGTTGATGTAGCTGATGGAGCCCGTGGGCGGGACAGCCTGCAGGTTCTGGTTGTAGATACCGTGCTCCATAACCGAAGCCTTCAGCGCACGCCAGTCATCCTGGGTGGGGATGTGCATACCCTCAAACAGCTCGGCAACGCGGGCGGTCTGAGGCAGCCATTCCCGGTCCGTGTACTTGTCGAAGAATTCACCCGAGGCGTACTTGGAGTTCTCGAAGTTGATGAAGGTGGAATCGTTTTCAATCGCCAACAGGTTCGAGGCCCGGATGCAGTGGTACACCACCGTGTAGAAGTAAATGTTGGTGAAGTCCAGGCCCTCTTCGGAACCGTAGTGGACCCGCTCACGGGCAAGGTAGCCGTGCAGGTTCATCTGGCCCAAACCGATGGCGCGCGACTGGCGGTTGCCCTTGGCGATAGACGGGACGCTGGTGATGTTTGACATGTCAGAGACGGCTGTCAGCGTGCGAATGGCCGTCTCGATGGTGCCGCCAAAGTCCGGTGAATCCATGGCCTTGGCAATGTTCAACGAGCCCAGGTTGCAGGAGATGTCTTTGCCGGTCTCAGCGTAGGAGAGGTCATCGTTGTACGTGGTGGGAGCGGAAACCTGGAGGATCTCAGAGCACAAGTTGCTCATGATGATCTTGCCTTCAATGGGGTTTTCGCGGTTCACCGTGTCTTCAAACATGATGTACGGGTAGCCGGATTCAAACTGGATCTCGGCGAGCGTCTGGAAGAACTCGCGTGCCTTGATCTTGGTCTTCTTAATCCGTGCGTCGTCCACCATTTCGTAGTACTTCTCGGTGACCGAGATATCAGAGAACGGAACGCCGTACACCTTTTCAACGTCGTACGGGGAGAACAGGTACATGTCCTCGTCGCGCTTGGCCAAATCAAAGGTGATGTCCGGGACAACAACACCCAAGGAGAGGGTCTTAATGCGTACCTTCTCGTCGGCGTTCTCGCGCTTGGTGTCCAAGAAGCGGTTGATATCCGGGTGGTGGGCGTGCAGGTAAACGGCGCCTGCACCCTGGCGTGCACCGAGCTGGTTGGCGTAGGAGAAGCTGTCCTCGAGAAGCTTCATCACCGGGATGACCCCGGAGGACTGGTTCTCGATCTGCTTGATGGGTGCGCCAACTTCGCGGATGTTAGTGAGGGCAAAAGCAACGCCGCCACCACGCTTGGACAGCTGCAACGCGGAGTTGATGGAGCGGCCAATGGACTCCATGTTATCTTCGATGCGCAACAGGAAGCAGGAGACGAGCTCGCCGCGCTGAGCCTTGCCGGCGTTCAAGAAGGTGGGGGTGGCCGGCTGGAAGCGGCCACCAATGATTTCATCGACGATGCTGTTGGCCAGTTCCTCATTGCCGCGGGCCAGGTGCAGGGCAACCATGCACACACGGTCTTCGTAGCGCTCCAGGAAGCGGTTGCCGTCAAAGGTTTTCAGCGTGTAGGACGTGTAGAACTTAAACGCGCCCAGAAAGGTCTCGAAGCGGAACTTCTTCTTGTAAGCGCGCTGGAAGAGCTCACGGGTGAAGTTCATCGAGTATTGGTCAAGCGTTTCGCGCTCATAGTACTGGTTTTTCACCAGGTATTCCAGCTTTTCTTCCAGGTCGTGGAAGAACACGGTGTTGTTATTCACATGCTGCAGGAAGTACTGCCGAGCAGCCGCTTTGTCAGCATCGAACTGGATATCGCCGTCGGCGTTGTACAAG
This genomic window from Arthrobacter sp. TMP15 contains:
- a CDS encoding SOS response-associated peptidase, with product MCGRYVMARAVGDLVAELEAEADASLELRASYNVAPTADVPIVLERLIDGVKHRQIHMATWGLVPGWAKDPAVGVRAFNARSETAAEKPTFRAAMKSKRCCVPVQGYYEWKKSPDGKTKQPYFVHSLDGSLITFAGLYEWWKDPLKENGSPEQWLLSCTILTMAAPPEGELAMLHDRLPVPLSQEGLADWLDPQNKEVAPLLKTALGEAWALAEGWMLYAVSTDVGNVRNNSPELIVPLAQ
- a CDS encoding mycoredoxin — protein: MDFTPDAGTITMFSTTWCGYCKRLKKQLDASGIGYTEINIEDVPGTAELVESLNNGNQTVPTILFPDGTAATNPSLKDVKERLGV
- a CDS encoding S-(hydroxymethyl)mycothiol dehydrogenase, giving the protein MVNKVHKVKGAVVLSKNAPVTLETILVPDPGPGEALVDILTSGVCHTDLHYKQGGINDDFPFLLGHEATGVVNAVGAGVTNVVPGDRVILNWRAVCGTCRACAKGQPQYCFDTENATQKMTLEDGTVLTPALGIGAFIEKTLVAAGQCTKVDPEVDPGAVGLLGCGVMAGIGAAINTGAIKRGDSVAVIGCGGVGSAAIAGAVLAGATTVIAVDRDPKKLKGALALGATHTVDSTKEDAVLAIQNHTGGFGADVVIDAVGRPETYKQAFYARDLAGTVVLVGVPTPEMTLELPLLDVFGRGGSLKSSWYGDCLPSRDFPMLVDLYKQGKLDLDTFVSERITINDIEAAFTKMGEGSVLRSVVEMA
- a CDS encoding MBL fold metallo-hydrolase, which gives rise to MSARIERLVTSGTFSLDGGTWDVENNVWIVGDDTEVYVIDPAHDPEAIATAVGTRKVKAVLLTHGHDDHIRHARDFATLVGAPVLMNPEDQMLWEKIYPGTTPDAPIADGDSFEVAGIRLLALHTPGHSPGSTCFHALGLGTVFSGDTLFNGGPGATGRSYSDFPTIVTSIKSRLLVLPGETIVNTGHGDSTTIAAETPGILADQQ
- a CDS encoding lipoate--protein ligase family protein, with protein sequence MNRIVAPRLEVRKQLINLGAEADLHHALDLLGQVKTGLQGDMLRFYRPEPTVAFGQRDTRLAGFSAAEQASRDNGFMPAVRRAGGRAAAYHQGTLIVDHIQHENDSIAGAKGRFGFFGDLFTQALRSLGVDAGVGEIPGEYCPGEFSVFGRSASSSVKLVGTAQRVVAGAWLFSSVIVVENSAPIRKVLVDSYAALELQWDPATAGAVEDLRPGLSVEDVEAAILAVYAKHTELFES
- a CDS encoding thioesterase family protein; the protein is MSQTTTGAAADTADAHTFPVDSNSYYRHLGENRYESTVHAQGAWNSHEQHMAPVTGIMVHALEQYRPRDDMRLARLSFDILGLIPAGEFTIETMLLRPGRTIELLQAELIAEGRVAVRVTAWRLQKNDTTAVEAYADQPLDSLESSIPWDGMTIWPGGFIKTLEGRSCPGHAPGRGRAWLHSPFTMLDGGEHSSALVRLLGLADSANGVSARMTPEPGGYMFPNVDLSIHIYREPVGQWLGLDTHVSLGADGIGLTSSVLNDVNGPFGRTEQILTVRPIPLSK
- a CDS encoding VTT domain-containing protein — protein: MMDSILSLPFVWAFLILFVIVMLRSNATYWAGRGLAAGGRKTALAKHLDSAAVQRAEKIIARWGAPAVSVSFLTIGVQTAINMAAGLGRMPLRRYIPATVAGSIAWACIYATIGLAAFEAALAAAAGSPWALITLVLGVGVIGLAIHLLRVSRTRKLDQSAVDDCPVMTPETAVRPTLQA
- a CDS encoding AMP-binding protein, which produces MTTDVQASYTSGTSTTPLLESTIGANFQRTAARFPAREALIDRPSGRRWSYAQLNDDVDALARGLLAAGIVTGDRIGIWAPNVPEWVILQFATAKIGAILVNVNPSYRVHELKYAISQSGMSMIVALPDFKGSDYRAMINQIRPDCPDLTAAIYIGTPSWDELVAGGQSVPADAVERAMNALTPDDPINIQYTSGTTGYPKGATLSHRNILNNGYFVTETIGFTEHDKLCVPVPFYHCFGMVMGNLGASTHGAAVVIPAAAFDPAATLRAVQEERCTALYGVPTMFIAAQNLPDFASYDLSSLRTGIMAGSPCPVEVMKRCMTEMHMEGVSIAYGMTETSPVSMQTLMDDDVAHRTETVGRVHPHLEVKIVDPSTGETVPRGESGEFCTRGYSVMLGYWNDSEKTAGAIDQERWMHTGDLAVMNNDGYVNIVGRIKDMVIRGGENLYPREIEEFLYHHPDIADVQVIGVPDERYGEELCAWLLMKPGAIPLDAEAIGVYCAGHLSRHKVPRYVLVVDEFPMTVTGKVRKMDMRQRTIELLGL